One Primulina tabacum isolate GXHZ01 chromosome 10, ASM2559414v2, whole genome shotgun sequence DNA segment encodes these proteins:
- the LOC142505120 gene encoding LOW QUALITY PROTEIN: CRM-domain containing factor CFM3, chloroplastic/mitochondrial-like (The sequence of the model RefSeq protein was modified relative to this genomic sequence to represent the inferred CDS: deleted 1 base in 1 codon) — protein MALSPAGLKFPTSSQSNYPSQCPIILIFHPDIRSLKRFNSHKLRISCCQQTVQLKNDETQEGNLPTRKKRKPRPSFLDQIQGKWSLKTPSLRESFPWEIEESASGNQRFEAQSLRFPKDVSLEAGVQVIESVGGSDSAVKSKSILAPWVHGRENSRKLHESVGNRKFQENDDIKGQCQNEESLISFVQVSEDIKEEITFDGNFEENRGKFDEFQITYSEKNEILGDVDGEAATFKNDSSPISREIGIWGGSAAANGLNRSPWEMGIGENLEKGEKLRKSNTELSERLIPDNELKRLRNVALRMVERIKVGAAGVTQALVHAIHEKWKNEEVVKLKFEGPPSINMKRTHEVLERKTGGLIIWRSGSLVVVYRGMAYKLDCVKSYGEHIEADIHASGPSEDFVKDSSQSIGVKHVIRAAESSEADASNYSRNMSNEEEMSLHELNCLLDELGPRFIDWSGREPLPVDADLLPAVVPGYKPPFRLLPHGTRQALKDREMTYLRRTARILPPHFALGRNRELQGLAMAMVNLWKNSAIAKIAIKRGVQNTSNERMAEELKILTGGTLVSRNKDYIVFYRGNDFLPPGVSRALVEAEKSTAFRQDEEEHARHRAATLIDSSVRTPKQPLVAGTLAETVAATSRWGNQPNSAQIEKMMRDTAVSRHVSLVNSVKRKLAFAKQKIKKAEKSLQKVLVNQEPADLPSDLETLTDEERFLFRKIGLSMKPYLLLGRREIFDGTVENMHLHWKYRELVKIIIDRKKFPQVKHIAVSLEAESGGVLVSIEKITKGYAIIVYRGKNYQRPSTFRPKNLLTKRQALARSIELQRREALKHHILELEENIEKLTDELEYMKTASENDSENLNLSLDTASDSS, from the exons ATGGCACTCTCACCCGCGGGTTTGAAGTTTCCAACGTCTTCACAATCAAATTATCCTTCGCAATGTCCCATAATTCTTATATTTCATCCAGATATCCGTTCTTTAAAACGATTTAATTCGCATAAGCTTAGGATTTCTTGTTGCCAGCAAACAGTTCAACTCAAGAATGATGAAACCCAGGAAGGGAATCTCCCCACGAGGAAGAAGAGGAAGCCTAGGCCGAGTTTTCTTGATCAAATTCAAGGTAAATGGTCCCTCAAAACGCCTTCTTTGAGAGAGAGTTTTCCGTGGGAAATAGAAGAAAGTGCTAGTGGAAATCAAAGATTTGAGGCACAATCGTTACGTTTTCCCAAGGACGTTTCTTTAGAAGCAGGAGTTCAGGTGATTGAGTCGGTTGGCGGTTCTGATTCTGCTGTAAAAAGTAAGTCGATTTTGGCTCCATGGGTTCATGGAAGGGAGAATTCAAGGAAACTTCATGAATCTGTAGGCAACagaaaatttcaagaaaatgatGATATAAAAGGCCAGTGTCAAAATGAGGAATCTTTAATTAGTTTTGTTCAAGTTTCTGAGGATATAAAGGAGGAAATTACATTTGATGGCAATTTTGAAGAAAATCGTGGAAAGTTTGATGAGTTTCAAATTACATACTCGGAGAAAAATGAGATTTTGGGTGATGTGGACGGTGAAGCCGCCACTTTTAAGAATGATTCATCGCCTATTAGCCGAGAGATAGGCATCTGGGGTGGTTCTGCTGCTGCGAATGGTTTGAATAGATCACCATGGGAAATGGGAATCGGTGAAAATTTGGAGAAAGGGGAGAAGTTAAGGAAGAGTAATACAGAGTTATCAGAGAGATTGATACCCGATAATGAGTTGAAGAGGCTTAGAAATGTGGCATTGAGGATGGTGGAGAGAATTAAAGTCGGTGCAGCTGGCGTGACCCAGGCATTGGTGCATGCTATCCATGAGAAGTGGAAGAATGAAGAGGTGGTCAAGTTAAAATTTGAAGGGCCGCCTTCTATTAACATGAAGAGAACACATGAAGTGCTTGAG AGAAAAACCGGAGGTTTGATAATATGGAGATCAGGGAGTTTGGTAGTGGTATATAGAGGAATGGCTTATAAGCTCGATTGTGTAAAGTCATATGGTGAACACATTGAAGCTGACATTCAT GCATCGGGCCCTTCTGAAGATTTTGTAAAAGATTCTTCTCAAAGCATCGGTGTGAAGCATGTTATTCGAGCTGCAGAATCCTCCGAAGCTGATGCTTCAAATTATTCGAGAAATATGTCCAATGAGGAAGAAATGTCATTGCATGAGCTCAACTGTCTTTTAGATGAGCTTGGTCCGAGGTTCATAGATTGGTCGGGTCGTGAACCACTTCCTGTTGATGCGGATTTACTCCCAGCTGTTGTTCCTGGATACAAGCCTCCTTTTAGACTTCTTCCTCATGGGACTAGACAAGCTCTGAAAGACAGAGAAATGACTTATTTGCGTAGAACTGCAAGAATACTGCCTCCACATTTCGCACTTG GAAGAAACAGAGAACTGCAAGGTCTTGCTATGGCTATGGTGAACTTATGGAAAAATAGTGCTATTGCAAAGATAGCCATCAAGCGTGGTGTTCAGAATACTTCCAATGAAAGGATGGCTGAAGAGCTCAAG ATATTGACCGGAGGAACGCTAGTTTCCAGGAACAAAGACTACATTGTCTTTTACAGAGGTAATGATTTTTTGCCTCCTGGTGTTTCAAGGGCACTAGTTGAGGCCGAAAAAAGTACTGCTTTCCGACAGGATGAGGAAGAGCATGCCCGGCATAGAGCCGCTACGTTAATTGATTCAAGTGTCAGAACACCCAAGCAGCCATTAGTTGCAGGTACCCTTGCAGAGACGGTTGCAGCAACCTCACGCTGGGGAAACCAACCAAACAGTGCGCAGAtagagaagatgatgagagacaCAGCTGTTTCGAGACATGTTTCTTTAGTCAACTCTGTTAAGAGGAAGCTAGCTTTT GCAAAGCAAAAGATCAAGAAGGCTGAGAAATCCTTGCAAAAGGTGCTGGTGAATCAAGAACCGGCAGACCTGCCAAGCGATCTGGAAACATTAACTGATGAGGAAAGGTTTTTGTTTCGTAAGATTGGTTTGAGCATGAAACCTTACCTGCTTCTAG GTAGGCGAGAAATTTTTGACGGCACTGTTGAAAATATGCACTTACACTGGAAGTATAGGGAGCTGGTAAAGATTATTATAGATAGGAAAAAATTTCCACAAGTCAAGCATATTGCAGTTTCTCTTGAAGCTGAAAGTGGTGGGGTGTTAGTATCTATAGAAAAAATTACCAAGGGCTATGCTATAATAGTCTATCGTGGAAAGAATTATCAGCGGCCTTCTACATTCAGGCcgaaaaatcttttaacaaaaagGCAAGCATTAGCTCGTTCTATTGAACTTCAGAGACGTGAG GCTCTTAAACACCACATTTTGGAACTGGAGGAAAACATCGAAAAGCTGACGGACGAACTG GAATATATGAAGACTGCAAGTGAAAATGATTCAGAGAACTTGAATTTAAGCTTGGATACTGCATCTGATTCATCATGA
- the LOC142505724 gene encoding cytokinin dehydrogenase 3-like, translated as MAAANPSPILPSYFIFMFFIITPCATALPDEILRKDIAGLLRTDLESTSKASSDYGNLVRETPSAVFYPSTIDELISLVKLSNNLSNPFSVAARGCGHSVRGQPMARDGVVVEMTSLAGNGAGVGVRVSWNPALGFFADVGGEQMWIDVLEATLEHGLAPVSWTDYLYLTVGGTLSNGGISGQSFLHGPQISNVHELDVITGTGDFITCSKDMNSELFFAVLGGLGQFGIITRARILLHKAPSRAKWVRLIYNDFSKFTRDQEHLISSDSTNGPNYVEGSLITDNSPPNNWRSSFYSSFHQSKIRSLLKSNQGLLYSVEIVKYYNDLTADTIDEELESMAKNLEFVPDFMFKKDVPVIDFLKRVAIGDKHNSEVHPWLNLFVPKSAISDFNDAVFAQIIRKHNHTISGPILFYPFNRIKWDDRTSAVIPEEEIFYTLGLLHSSMPDEVENYEKLNNEILEFCEKSGRKIKQYLPHYKSKEDWVKHFGSKWDSFREMKTKFDPRMILSPGQRIFNSI; from the exons ATGGCTGCAGCTAACCCTTCTCCGATACTCCCTTCGTATTTCATCTTCATGTTTTTCATCATTACTCCATGTGCTACAGCACTCCCAGATGAAATCCTGCGAAAAGATATCGCGGGGCTTCTCCGAACAGACCTCGAATCCACCTCGAAAGCCTCTTCTGACTACGGGAACCTTGTCCGAGAAACCCCATCCGCAGTCTTCTACCCTTCCACCATCGATGAGCTAATCAGTCTCGTCAAGCTATCGAACAACCTCTCGAATCCCTTCTCCGTCGCCGCGAGAGGGTGCGGCCACTCTGTGAGAGGGCAACCGATGGCGAGGGACGGGGTGGTGGTGGAAATGACTTCCCTGGCTGGAAATGGGGCCGGGGTCGGGGTTAGGGTCTCCTGGAACCCCGCATTAGGGTTTTTCGCAGACGTCGGGGGTGAGCAAATGTGGATTGATGTCTTGGAGGCGACGCTAGAACACGGGCTGGCGCCGGTTTCTTGGACAGATTATCTGTACTTGACCGTAGGAGGAACACTGTCGAATGGAGGAATCAGTGGGCAGTCTTTCTTACATGGTCCTCAGATCAGCAATGTGCATGAACTTGATGTTATTACag GCACAGGAGACTTCATAACTTGCTCTAAGGACATGAATTCTGAGTTATTTTTTGCTGTACTAGGTGGTCTAGGACAATTTGGAATCATTACCAGAGCAAGAATTCTCCTACATAAAGCACCATCAAGG GCCAAATGGGTGAGATTGATTTACAACGATTTCTCAAAATTCACAAGAGATCAAGAACATCTAATCTCCTCGGATAGTACTAATGGTCCGAACTATGTGGAAGGTTCTCTTATTACAGACAATAGCCCTCCAAATAACTGGAGATCTTCCTTTTACTCTTCCTTTCATCAATCCAAAATCAGGTCTTTATTGAAGAGCAACCAAGGTCTCCTCTACTCCGTCGAAATCGTCAAATATTACAATGATCTCACCGCAGACACCATTGATGAg GAACTCGAAAGTATGGCAAAAAATTTGGAATTTGTTCCGGATTTCATGTTCAAGAAAGATGTGCCGGTGATCGATTTTCTAAAGAGAGTCGCGATCGGAGACAAACACAACTCGGAAGTTCATCCATGGCTGAATCTGTTCGTTCCCAAGTCAGCCATTTCGGATTTCAATGATGCTGTCTTTGCCCAAATCATTAGGAAACATAACCACACCATCTCAGGACCCATCCTTTTCTACCCTTTTAACAGAATCAA ATGGGATGATCGGACGTCTGCCGTTATACCGGAGGAGGAAATTTTCTACACCCTAGGGTTACTTCATTCAAGTATGCCTGATGAAGTGGAGAATTATGAAAAACTAAACAATGAGATACTTGAATTTTGTGAAAAGAGTGGGAGGAAGATTAAGCAGTATCTTCCACATTACAAATCCAAGGAAGATTGGGTTAAGCATTTCGGCTCCAAATGGGATTCTTTTCGTGAAATGAAAACAAAGTTTGATCCGAGAATGATATTGTCACCGGGACAAAGAATTTTTAATTCCATTTGA